Proteins from a single region of Puntigrus tetrazona isolate hp1 chromosome 2, ASM1883169v1, whole genome shotgun sequence:
- the ro60 gene encoding 60 kDa SS-A/Ro ribonucleoprotein: MDPASLPEQLSVVSEQVLNSSGRSVTAAVSLRRFLCYGSESATYSTRECALGTESALALMQLVEAGRGCEVVEEIRRSSLEGRAVRVSPSLFALAVCSQHADCRTRQAALKALKDLCRTPAQLFTFVQYKKELRQGSGMWGRALRRAVTDWYNSQDGMSLARTVTKCKHRAGWSHQDLLRLSHMRPTNDTVAVVCKYITKGWKGVQEAYADKENSEEVQKVFGYLEAVEKAKHCADEQELIHLIEEQRLEKEQILTNHLKSKEVWKALLKEMPVAVLLKHLGKLTANKVLAAGSADVAAVCERIQDETALKKAKTHPFNILVASENYKRGHGKRSKLKWDPDRDIVQALDCAFSKSVSTVEATGKRFLLAVDVSSSLSSVTHGSSISTVAVAAAMCLVFAQTEPDAQIVVFSEGSVRPCSVSSEMTFMQVAAQLIQTPGGSTDCALPITWASENDKSVDVFIIFTNNQTFGRENPADTLKTYRQKSGVFSKLIVCGLIASSLSVADPEDRGMLDVCGFDSQAVDVIRNFALDVI; this comes from the exons ATGGATCCAGCATCTCTTCCAGAGCAGCTGTCAGTTGTGAGCGAACAGGTGCTGAACTCGTCTGGCAGATCGGTTACCGCAGCTGTAAGTCTGCGCCGCTTCCTCTGCTACGGCTCTGAGAGCGCCACCTACAGCACCAGAGAGTGTGCCCTGGGCACGGAGAGCGCCCTGGCCCTGATGCAGCTCGTCGAGGCGGGACGGGGCTGCGAGGTGGTGGAAGAGATCAGACGCTCCAGTCTGGAGGGCCGAGCTGTCCGCGTGAGCCCCAGCCTCTTCGCCCTGGCCGTCTGCTCGCAGCACGCCGACTGCAGGACCCGGCAGGCCGCCCTGAAGGCGCTGAAGGACCTGTGTCGGACGCCCGCGCAGCTCTTCACGTTCGTGCAGTATAAGAAAGAGCTGAGACAGGGCTCTGGGATGTGGGGCCGGGCTCTGAGGAGGGCCGTGACGGACTGGTACAACAGCCAGGATGGGATGAGCCTGGCACGGACCGTGACCAAGTGCAAGCACAGAGCGGGCTGGTCCCACCAGGACCTCCTCAGGCTGTCCCACATGAGGCCCACCAATGACA CTGTTGCGGTTGTCTGCAAATACATCACGAAAGGCTGGAAGGGTGTCCAGGAAGCGTACGCTGATAAAGAGAACTCCGAGGAAGTGCAGAAGGTTTTTGGGTATCTGGAGGCTGTGGAGAAAGCCAAGCACTGCGCCGATGAACAGGAGCTCATTCATCTCATCGAGGAGCAGAGGCTGGAGAAAGAGCAGATCCTCACCAACCACCTCAAGTCCAAAGAG GTATGGAAAGCACTGCTGAAAGAGATGCCCGTTGCTGTTTTATTGAAGCATTTGGGGAAGCTGACAGCAAACAAGGTTCTGGCGGCAGGAAGTGCGGATGTCGCAGCTGTTTGTGAGAGGATTCAGGATGAGACGGCTCTGAAAAAG GCAAAAACACACCCGTTCAACATTCTCGTGGCGTCTGAAAACTACAAGAGAGGTCACGGGAAGCGCAGCAAGCTGAAATGGGATCCGGACAGAGACATCGTTCAAGCCCTGGACTGCGCTTTCAGCAAAAGCGTTTCG ACCGTGGAGGCCACGGGCAAGCGCTTCCTGCTGGCGGTGGACGTCAGCTCTTCTCTGAGCAGCGTGACTCACGGCAGCTCCATCAGCACCGTGGCGGTGGCAGCGGCTATGTGTTTG GTGTTTGCACAGACGGAGCCAGACGCTCAGATAGTGGTTTTCTCTGAAGGAAGCGTCCGTCCCTGCTCCGTCTCTTCTGAAATGACATTCATGCAGGTAGCAGCACAGCTCATCCAG ACCCCCGGTGGAAGCACGGACTGTGCCTTACCCATCACCTGGGCCTCAGAGAACGATAAATCTGTGGACGTCTTCATCATTTTCACTAATAATCAGACGTTCGGGAGGGAAAATCCAGCTGACACACTGAAGACGTACAGACAG AAAAGCGGCGTGTTCTCCAAGCTGATTGTGTGTGGGTTGATTGCCAGCTCCCTGTCCGTCGCCGACCCCGAGGACCGCGGCATGCTGGACGTCTGCGGCTTCGACTCTCAAGCGGTCGATGTCATCCGTAACTTCGCGCTCGATgtcatttaa